The genomic segment TGTTCCAAGTAGTGCCATAAATGCTGCCCAAGAGGTATCTCTATTATTCCCTATCTGCAGATGAGGATCTAAGGGCCCAGAAAGGTCAAGCCAACACACAAGACTGCACAGCTAGTAAGAGGCCGAACTGTGACAAACCCAGGTTATTCAAGCCcttgctattaatatttttgagtttCAAGTCAACCTTTCAGGAAGGCTTTGGAATAAGAAATCTTGCTTGCCACTCACAGCAGAAGCAATGGGTAGggtgttctcgatctcttgacctcatgatccacccgcctcggcctcccaaagtgctgggattacagacgtgagccaccatgcctggtcatggGTAGGGTGTTCTCTAAGCTGCCCTGCATGTTCCGGTGAGTTACAGATGGTGCAAACAGGAacatttttcttgttctcttaAGAACATCTGAGTTTACTGAAACAAGTGGCAATGCCTGCCCTGTGGCAGTGACTTTCAAACCAAAACCCAAGCTCATAAATATCCAGGGCATGTAACTGGCAGTTGTGCTGTACCGGGGCATGGAGCAGGAGGCCAGCTGTTGGCTAGCTGTTTGTCACTAGGTCCTGTGGGAGGGCTCTCGGCCTCTGTGGAGCCTTGAGATTACAGTCCATTCTGTACTGACGGGGAGAAATCTCTTGGCTCTGGGGGAGAGATGCAAGCTGTGAGACCCCAGCCTGCCTGTGTGTGGGCAGAGTCTGCCCTCTGGGTCTCCTGCTGCCAACCCCACCCTTCTGCCACCACTGCCCTTAGTCAATTCATAGCCAGGAAATACTAGGAGAGTAAAGGTAGAGAGGTAGCTCcaaaggaatgagagagagaaacagttaAGGAACTCATGGTTTGCATCAATCCAATATGATGCCTTCGTGCAAATCAGAAAAAGTGCCTCTCCGCAATATGCTTTTCTGTCATCTGCCAGAACGTTGTCATAATGCAGATACAAATCTTCCATCATTATGATCCAAATGGCACTCCCTAGTGCTGTGCAGTGCACACCCTGTGTCCCTGAAGGAGCCTTGGCTTCCTCTGCTGGGCGCAGAGCTTAAATGCCTCtaccttcctcctcttcatccccTACTTGCAAATCTCTCCATTTCTCCAAGTTGGTAAGGAAGGATATCTGTCCTGCAATGCAGTAAGCACAATGCAAATGGTCTCCTAAGCTTCCCGAAACCTGCCCCCCACAAAAGGGAACAGAGCAATTCGTCtgacaaaggatttttttctttttgccactcCCCAGTATCGGCGCAGTCAGAAGAAAACAGTTTGGATGCCAAAGTGTTGGAATCTccaatattttcaaaagtttgGGAAGATAATGGCCCAGGAAATGCAGGCCCTGACATGGTGGTGTTTGTGAGACCAGGGAGGGCGAGTGAGAAAGGAGTTTCACGATGTTctgggagaggcagagacagcaATAATGCCTATCCTAGAGTTCGGCTTCTTCTGCAGGGATTTGTGTCCCTCACTCCTTACAGCTGGTCTTCTCGCAGGTCTGCTGTTTCTAGGAGTGACTATGAATCTGCATCTAAGGACTTTCTCCCTAATGACTTGGAGGTCCAGGTTCCTGGAAGAGTCTTTTTGGTCACCAGAGGAAACAGCAGCATTGGCAAAGCAACTGCCCTTGAAATAGCCAAGCGAGGTGAGCAGCTGCTAACATGTGTCCACTGAGCCCCACGGCCAGACTGTGGCCGGTTCACCACTGTGTCACAGGCAGGTCAGGAAGTCCTGGATGGCAATCCCATGGTTCTGGGCACAGGTGTCAGCTTTCTGAGCCTCAAGCTAGAGGTGGCGAGAGCAACAGGAGGCCTTTCCTCAACAATTAATTCACGGGAGAGCTCGGGTTTTGCGCACGTGTACCAGTGTTTTCTGATTAAGAGCAGTGAGGGGCTGAAGCAAACCCTGAACATCAGAATCCCCCgtggaatttaatttttaaaaaaaatgaacacctGGTCTCTAACTCATGTCTTCTCAGTGAGACTCCCTGGagatggggaaaggggagggggagcctgGGAGTCCACCACTATTTGGATGTGGACGGTAGTTATGAACCAATGCCCCCAAAATACCTGGAGAGAGGAGTGTGTGGAACTAACTTCCTTCTTTTTGCTTCCCTCCCCTAACCTTGACAATAAAGAGGCACCGCAGATGCCTGTGAAGTCTTCAGTCAGCAGAAGTCTTCCTCATGGGTGAATGCCAGAATTTCCTGCATGAGCTCAACTATCCTGGGTCACCAGTTGGCTCTGCAGTGGCTAGAAAATTTTCCTGCATCTCTCCAGAGCCTCTTCTGGAAAAATGGATGTTCCAGCAGAAGGTGGGGAACTAGGTTGTGAATTTATCACTTTTTAAGATGctgaagatgttttctttttttcctctctctaaaTCCAAGTTAGGCATTTTTCAGGGGACTTTTATGTCATTTGAAGCTTTATTTCATTATCTGCCAAGTCAGGGAGAGGATTAAGTGCATCTTAGCAGCTGGGAAGCACTCTGAAGtgtggagaggaagggagaggacagGGGCTAGTGGTATGGTTAGCCTGTAGCCTCCAGTGAAACAGACCCCATTTAATCAAGTGGGTGATTTTTAGAAGAGAAAGCAGACTCCGTAATGATTCCTTAGCTGCCGCGACGAAGACGTTCTGCTTTAAGTTGACCTTGATTGATGATGGTGTGGCATTTGCTGGGATATGAGCGCTGCTCAGTCTATACTTGAGTCTCTACTACATGCTAGGCCAGTGGTTCTCTGCTTTGCCTGAACATTATATCACCAGGGAGCCTGTAAAACACACTCAGGCCTGGATCTTTAAAAGCTCCCTAGGTGAGTCTAAAGTGCAGCCAGGTTTGAGATCTCCGTGCCAGCTGCCATGCTAGATGTTAGGGAGGCAGATGCGACCTGGATCAATGTTTCTTATACTTGATGTGTTCAGGCTCTTAAAAAATCAGGATGTTCTCCCAGAAGCACTGTCGGCCCAGATAGGCAAGAAGGTTCCAGTACCTCCCTCACGATCGCCTTCGCTGCTCTAACTGTGGGGACCACCCATCTAGGTTTAACAGAAGGGtgtcagtttcaggtattcttttTGTGAGCccatatgtctttatttttcatttggagGAGCTGGTTTCTGTAGCTCTCGCTGTAACTCACAAATGTTTTCACTGAATTCCACCAGGTGGCACAGTTCACCTGGTTTGTCGAGATCAAGCCCGAGCAGAAGATGCCAGGAGTGAGATCATCCGGGGAACGGTAACCAGGTGAGCAGCTCTTCACCCCTCCTGCTGGGTTTTCTTGCCTCCATGGTCAGCTGTGAGCAGGCTGCACTCCTGCCCACGTTCCCTGGGTTGGCGACGGCCTGTGTTTGTGCTTCTGCTTTGGAAGCAGCCTCACCCCGCAGAGAGCTGGGCCCTGCTTTTGAATGGCTAGGTTTGACCAGGAGATAAGTGGGACGCTCAGGCTCAACTGCACGGCTCTGGGCTGCCTGTGAAACCAGCAGAGGCCAGCAGGCAGGGGCCCGTTATGCTGGACAATGATAGTGCCAGGCTTCTTACCAGCCACATCAGCAAGGGTCACCTGGGTGCCGCAGAGCCCTGCATTGACCCTGTGCCTTCTAATAAGGAGAAACCGCCGACAGCATTTGGGTCCTGATGAGAGCTACTTTCCGACACGAGCTTTCAGAGCTGCCTCACATTTTGTGGTCTTTCTCTTCTGAGAGAGCGGGAACCAGGACTGGCTCGTGGGGCTcggtgcaaaatgaaaatgcaagatGCTTGTGTAAAAGTTATTTAGGAATTTCAACACAATAGAGGCAGAACTTTAAACCAAGCTTGAGGCCTGATTGCAGGGCCTGTGCATCTGTATGGATCATGTTCCCATGATACATTGTGCAGCCATGAGGCTGGCCCTGGATGGAAAACCCTGACCCCTGCCACCAAGTGGAGAGAAAGGACCCTCAGTCACCATGGCTGCTCGCTCACTGTCACCAAAGAACATCCTCATTCCATTCCCATCTCTTCCCTAGGAGACCCCACAGTTGGAGGGCCTGTGgaagaggagctggggagggacagacAGTACCCCCACTCAGGCATGGACCTTGGCCAAAAAGCAGAATGTCCCCATCTAGGAAGGAATATTTTGCATCAActttgaaataacattttcacaCTAAGTGTCTGTTTCTTTCCCCTATGCGTGGAAATCCCCAGTCTCATGCCATCAGGTGCCTACCAGAGACTTCGTGCTGGCTGTGAGCGTGAGGGTCTCTAAATCTCCCTCTAATGTCTGCAAGTGCCACTGCGATCCGCGGGCTGCAGTTCTTGAGATTGAAAGCTGGCTGGCTGCCTGCTGATAACTTTCAGTGGTGCTGCTGCCGGATGCAACAAGAATACTAATCTCAGGCCGCCGGCAGGAGGAGGTTTGCCTGGATTCCTGCCTGCTCTGGTGTGGGCCACAGgctttaaaaagtgtatttaaatggaaaatgatGATAGTATGGATCTGTTTGTAATATCCAGCCAGGCTTATAACCAATGCCACCATCTTTAGGAGGGGAAGAGAGCTGAAAAGGGAAGCGAGCATGTTCCTGGACTGGGGAGGAAACCGGCCCTTGCCTACTGCCCCCGTCACCTCCATGCAGATGCACTCGGTGGGATTTGAATGCACACGCAGACAGTCACTGCTCTCTTGGGTTTAtaagtggcctccagctccatcctccAGGTGGAGCCTGCAGGATGAGGGTCCCAGTCTGCCTATGCAAGTGCCTGTGGCTTCTTTGACTCAGTGTGTCCTCCAAGCCCTGCCAGGGATCAGCTGCCCCTCCCTGCTTATGAAGAGGCCCCACTCCACAGCCTCATCTGGTCTACCATTGGTAGGCAGCCCCCACACAAAATCATGGTATACAGGAGGAAGTTGGGCTCTGATAGGAGTCTTGGTTTTGCCCTTCCTGGCCTGTGAGCTCAGGCAATGTTCTTAGCTTCCCAGAACCTTCCTTTCCTCATTGAAAAACAGGGGTAACGACTTTATTggttttttaatgtgtatttaaGGGTGAATTATATGCCAAGCAGCATGCTGGGAACTGGAGACACAGGTGATTGGGACAGACACAGCCCCTGACAGTCTTATGCAGGATAAAAGCGATTAACAAGCAGTTTCTTTGAATTGTGTGCCTGTCCTGGGCCTGGCCACTGTGCTGTGTATCACAGCCCAAGTGGGTTGGGGGACAAATCATGTGAACCTCAAGTTACATGTTTCTTCACCTCCTGCAGCCAGACAGCTTTTGGCTGGGTTTGACCAATGGCAGGAATTAGAGGAAGATTGGCAGGTGGAAGGAAGGTGGGGAATTGAGATATTGGCTTCCCCGGTGACAGCTGAATCTCCTCTCTGGTTCTTCCTTCTggttcctgggctcaggccacaCTGCATTCCCCTTTGTTCCTTGAGCCTAGGGCTGGTGATAATATGCTGCTATTACTAATCTCTGGGTTACTCCACCAATCCTGGTTGAGTTCTCATCTTCCTTAATCACCTGGGAAGTTAATCCCTGCATTCAATTCCCTCTCTTGAAAGAGGTGTCTGTTAGACATTACTGAAATAACAAAGGGCTACAAGATGGGAAGCTCAGGGTGTCCTAAGAATAAACAGCTCTCAGTCAATAGAAGCAGCTACTATAATTATTGTTGGTATTATCAGTATTGTGTATACTAATATTATTACCACTCCCAACCTTTCATTCCATGCTTCAGCTTTGTTCTGTTGACTCAGTGCTTGGACCTTGCTCAGTGGGAGGTGGAAGCCTGCAGGCCCCCAGAAGCAGAAATGTGTGGTAGAGCAGTGAGGGCCCTGGAGCAGCTGCTCCTGCCTGCATGGTTGGGTGAACATCAAAGAAAGAGGATCCCTCAGGCAGGAGGGTCTGGGTGAGGTGTGCAGCAGAC from the Callithrix jacchus isolate 240 chromosome 1, calJac240_pri, whole genome shotgun sequence genome contains:
- the LOC128931563 gene encoding dehydrogenase/reductase SDR family member 12 isoform X1; the protein is MLSGRATPGRAGPGRRPRRGSACGAPGLSLYRSAVRFVKGLREYTKSAVSRSDYESASKDFLPNDLEVQVPGRVFLVTRGNSSIGKATALEIAKREAPQMPVKSSVSRSLPHG
- the LOC128931563 gene encoding dehydrogenase/reductase SDR family member 12 isoform X2 yields the protein MLSGRATPGRAGPGRRPRRGSACGAPGLSLYRSAVRFVKGLREYTKSDYESASKDFLPNDLEVQVPGRVFLVTRGNSSIGKATALEIAKREAPQMPVKSSVSRSLPHG